Proteins encoded in a region of the Quercus lobata isolate SW786 chromosome 8, ValleyOak3.0 Primary Assembly, whole genome shotgun sequence genome:
- the LOC115956254 gene encoding uncharacterized protein LOC115956254 has product MEEVFWAQKARKDWTKKGDRNTRYFHAIVRKRRAANRITRLKNHLDQWIDEDQNLRDHIQQHFQSIFHSESRVNTATIMEVLNEYTLPGLSHLHRQILDREFNIEEIKKAAFQLGSWKAPGPDGILAMLFQKCWDTMGQTKLEDTGMLKGVAINKGGLPISHLMFADDIIIFFKIAMQNTDKLSQTIKSFCEMSGQKINGTKSVMVVSPNCDNVIKEDLVRKFKVNIAEKIGKYLGVPVDPGTTKREIGNQIIDRLQSRLQTWKGKLLSPAGKLTLIKSVMQAMPIYSMSIHTLSKDTCNRIDRIIRDFWWGNNAEVRKLHTIAWDTICLPKELGCVGIRKTDQFNQALLAKQYWRITQNPQSLLATTLKGKYFPTAQNLWDMERCPTTASQIWKGIWRTKETLLIGAKWQVGMGDGIKLRDPLWYRPRNETSLLEYGLDRGTVRDLMDTETGTWRAEIIANIYETRVAREILNTPHSKFGALDKILWLQSQKGTYKVNEGYKLITKGQDGTINYGMNKHGWKHLWKLKIPYKICLFLWKLLHNGLPTRLELNRRQIIVSTNCVMCEQEDETLDHLFLKCPFARALWFGSPRNIHSDTIPSIRQWLISILEKYKAGNEQEDNVLTDISATLWVIWTYRNMVLFENKAVDIQQAISSTSYFMTEWKIELDEYLQIGSTPTETTRNQSTCRTQNWQAIIIVDIKKRSREAIWNGGAFVIKNRLGQSVRKGCYSWHSNNDETNLLSTIREALYEAWKQGFREVILFLQSNHGVKLIQTHCLTSLENVPIMEDIATLQKMFKHIHVQVAPQLVLQEVQGLADMATICFTRLTWI; this is encoded by the exons ATGGAGGAAGTGTTTTGGGCACAAAAAGCAAGGAAAGATTGGACAAAAAAGGGTGATAGAAATACTAGATACTTCCATGCTATTGTTCGCAAAAGAAGAGCAGCTAATCGCATAACAAGACTTAAGAACCACTTAGATCAATGGATAGATGAGGATCAAAATTTAAGGGATCACATACAACAACATTTTCAAAGTATCTTCCATTCAGAATCAAGGGTAAATACTGCAACTATTATGGAGGTTTTGAATGAGTACACGCTACCAGGACTCTCGCACCTACATCGGCAAATCCTGGATAGAGAATTTAACATAGAAGAGATTAAAAAGGCGGCTTTCCAATTGGGTTCATGGAAAGCCCCAGGTCCTGATGGTATTCTAGCAATGCTTTTCCAGAAATGTTGGGACACAATGGGACAAACA AAATTAGAAGATACAGGTATGCTAAAGGGAGTGGCAATAAACAAAGGAGGGCTTCCTATCTCACATCTCATGTTTGCGGATGACATTatcatctttttcaaaattgccATGCAGAATACAGACAAGCTCAGCCAAACCATAAAAAGCTTTTGTGAAATgtcaggccaaaaaataaatggcaCCAAATCAGTCATGGTGGTCAGTCCTAACTGTGATAATGTTATAAAAGAAGACTTAGTTAGAAAGTTCAAAGTAAATATTGCAGAGAAGATTGGAAAATATCTAGGAGTCCCAGTAGACCCGGGAACAACTAAAAGAGAAATTGGCAACCAAATCATTGATCGGCTACAAAGTAGACTCCAAACTTGGAAAGGTAAGCTCTTATCACCTGCAGGGAAGCTAACTCTTATTAAATCAGTTATGCAAGCCATGCCAATCTATTCTATGTCGATCCATACATTATCAAAAGATACCTGCAATAGAATTGACagaatcattagagactttTGGTGGGGAAACAATGCAGAAGTGAGGAAGTTACATACCATAGCTTGGGATACAATCTGCCTACCTAAGGAACTAGGATGTGTCGGTATTAGGAAGACAGATCAATTTAATCAAGCACTCTTAGCCAAGCAATACTGGAGAATAACCCAGAATCCACAATCACTACTAGCTACTACTCTTAAAGGGAAGTACTTTCCAACAGCTCAAAACCTTTGGGATATGGAACGATGTCCAACCACTGCGTCCCAAATATGGAAAGGAATATGGAGGACAAAAGAAACATTACTGATAGGAGCAAAATGGCAAGTAGGTATGGGGGATGGCATCAAATTACGGGATCCACTATGGTATAGACCTCGGAATGAAACATCATTGCTGGAATATGGACTGGACCGAGGCACAGTTAGAGATCTTATGGATACTGAAACAGGCACTTGGAGGGCTGAAATCATTGCGAATATATATGAAACGAGAGTTGCACGGGAGATTTTAAACACTCCACACTCAAAGTTTGGAGCTCTGGATAAAATTTTATGGTTGCAATCACAGAAGGGGACCTACAAAGTAAATGAAGGATACAAACTGATTACTAAGGGACAAGATGGGACAATTAATTATGGTATGAATAAACATGGCTGGAAACACCTTTGGAAACTAAAAATACCGTATAAAATATGTCTGTTCTTATGGAAATTATTACATAATGGGCTACCCACTAGATTGGAGCTCAACAGAAGACAAATTATTGTTAGCACCAATTGTGTAATGTGTGAACAAGAGGACGAAACATTGGACCATCTTTTCCTCAAATGCCCCTTCGCAAGAGCTTTATGGTTTGGCTCGCCAAGGAACATTCATTCTGATACTATCCCCTCTATCCGGCAATGGTTGATAAGCATTCTTGAAAAATATAAGGCAGGTAATGAACAGGAAGATAATGTTCTTACAGATATTAGTGCCACTCTTTGGGTGATTTGGACTTATCGAAATATGGTTCTATTTGAGAATAAAGCTGTTGACATCCAACAAGCCATTTCAAGCACCAGTTACTTCATGACAGAATGGAAAATAGAATTAGATGAATACCTCCAAATTGGTTCAACACCTACTGAAACTACTAGAAACCAGTCTACATGCAGAACTCAGAATTGGCAAGCAATAATTATAGTAGATATAAAAAAGCGTTCGCGCGAAGCTATTTGGAATGGAGGTGCCTTTGTGATCAAAAATCGTTTAGGCCAGTCCGTTCGTAAAGGTTGTTATTCCTGGCATTCCAACAATGATGAAACCAACTTACTATCCACAATTCGAGAAGCTTTGTATGAGGCGTGGAAACAAGGTTTCAGGGAGGTAATCCTTTTTTTACAATCAAATCATGGAGTAAAGCTAATTCAAACACATTGCTTGACTAGCTTGGAGAATGTCCCGATCATGGAAGATATTGCAACATTACAAAAGATGTTTAAACATATTCACGTCCAAGTTGCTCCTCAACTGGTGCTCCAAGAAGTTCAGGGATTGGCAGACATGGCGACAATATGCTTTACAAGGCTCACCTGGATATGA
- the LOC115957537 gene encoding uncharacterized protein LOC115957537, producing the protein MEEIPDIYVDGEEETIDHPMPDVAKNTYIVASLDSHLWDPLFWYFDDLVLDGAGYRCVITIIYHKLGSTDMDMGIGMVNDPYGGFFIAENKSFQSVCSCAESD; encoded by the exons ATGGAGGAGATTCCAGACATCTATGTGGACGGCGAAGAAGAAACCATCGACCACCCTATGCCAGACGTCGCCAAAAACACTTATATAGTTGCATCTTTGGATTCACATCTTTGG GATCCTCTGTTCTGGTATTTTGATGACCTCGTACTTGATGGAGCTGGGTACAGAT GTGTTATTACAATTATCTATCATAAGCTAGGAAGCACGGACATGGACATGGGTATAG GAATGGTTAATGATCCTTATGGTGGATTTTTCATTGCAGAGAACAAATCTTTTCAAAG TGTTTGCTCATGTGCTGAGAGTGACTAG